Within Pempheris klunzingeri isolate RE-2024b chromosome 24, fPemKlu1.hap1, whole genome shotgun sequence, the genomic segment CACTCCACTGCTGGTTCTGGCGTTCTGAGCGATGGTGGAAACGTTGCTCAAAATGGCAGCTCcgtcttctctctgcagggcgCTGCTGCCCACAACCACTACGGGACGTTTAGCAGCCGAAAGGACCTAAAGATGTTGAAAAGAGACATTCATGCGAGAGCtgccagaagaagaagaacaggtcACACCACTTCATAAATCAGAACCAGAGTTCCCTCCACGGCAGACTGAGTGTGCCGATTACCTGGCAGAAGGGGTGTGTGCCGTCAGCCAGCTCCTTCAGGACTGAAGTCTCCTCTCCCAGATGGTCGTACGAGAAGCTCAGATCGACTTCGCGTCCCACCATGGCGACGCGCAGCTCGTTGTGAAGCCAACTGACAGGGGGAGAGGAACCCAGATACATAGACAGTTACGGACAAactcaaatgaaaatgacaacaacacGAGCAAAAAGTGTTTCAcaattaaaggaacagttcaacaacTTATAAAATAAAGTTCTCtgattaacacattatatcctATATGTTTAAAGTAGCAGTTTATTAACTTATACAAATCCACAAAGAGTAAAACCGACTAGTCCTCGGCTCTGAGCAGCTACCACACAGCCAGCAGAGATCGCAGAAGTCGCTCCTCGCGCTTGGGTTTACCTTTTGCGGATTCGGGCGTTGAAGAGTGGGGCTTCATAGCGTGGGTTAGTTccgatgagcagcagcaggtcgcAGTCCTCGATGCCGGCGATGCGAGAGTTCAGCAGGTAGTTGGAGCGCAGGTCAGtgctgcagggagagaaaggaaaaaagtcaGCTACTAAAAAGACTGCGTGAAcccttttatgtgttttattcaaaccatcacagcagcacagtctCACCCTGCTCCTGCCATCGGGAAGAGCTCCTCAGTGCAGAGGCTTTCTGAGTTGAGTCTGTTGAGGAGGTCTTTGAGGGCGACCAGAGCTTCAGCGTCGGCCATCCCTCCTGCGATGGCTGCGACGTCGCTGCCCTGCACGCtctgcagctacacacacacacacacacagatttatgcattcagaaacaggaagaagagtAAACACAGGTTGGTTGtagaagcaaacacacacttactgctCCGGCAACACGAGTGAGAGCGTCCTCCCAGGTGGTCGGGATCAGCTGACCTGAATCATCCTTCACCAATGGCTGGGTCAACCTCTGCCTCTTCAGGCCATCATATGcaaacctgaggacacacattTAGCAACATGTATTTCTTAAGTGGATTAAGTTAAAGACTTATGCTAAGACTTAGGCACCTCTTAGGCGTGTTTGTATTTTACCTGGTCTTGTCCGAGATCCATTCTTCGTTTACGTCTTCGTTCAGTCTAGGCATCACCCTCATCACCTCGCCGCCTCTTGTGCTCACCACGATGTTACTGCCCACAGCATCCAGCACATCAATCGACTCGGTTTTCCTGCAAAGGCGACAATGATGGAGCTAAAGCTGAAACAAACAGCTTCAGGGtcttcaaaatgaaacacaagacGCTTCCCTACCTGGTCTCCCACGGCCGTGCGGTGAAAGCATAGGGTTTCGAGGTGAGCGCGCCGACGGGGCAGATGTCGATGACGTTGCCCGACAGCTCTGACATGAACATCTTCTCCACGTACGTCCCGATCTGCAGgttgtttcctcttcctgtcgTTCCCAGGTCCTCGACACCTGCGATCTCACTGgcaaaactacatttaaaaaaaacaacaacacaggaatGCATGAGTGTGagtattataatattatattaatatatcattgttggatatatatatatgaatatttatgatGTATTCACCGGACACAGCGTGTGCACTGGATACAGCGGGTCATGATGGTTTTAATGAGCGGCCCGATGTTTTTGTCCTCCACTGCTCTCTTTCCCTCTAAGAACCGACTACGGTCTGAACCAAACTGCATGGACTGATCCTGAGAACACAGCAGGCAGAGTGTAAACAgggtaaagcagtgaaaatgctCTAAAACGTCAAATAATACCAAAAGTATCTGCATGACTAGTGTGGTATGTTTTTgcaatttgggtgaactgacccttaaAACTAAGGGGACACATGGGAATGAATATCGAGTCCCAGATTTGAGGTGTTATAAACTAATCCGTGGTTACCTGTAGGTCACACTCTCCTCCCTGATCACAGATGGGGCAGTCAAGCGGGTGGTTGGCCAAAAGAaactccatcactccctctctgatgagacacacacatgcaagcatcCATCAAGCCTCTTAACCAACTCTTAACTTTAGTTTGAATCATATTTGGGTGTTTGAATTTGTACCTGGCTTTGCGGGTCTTCTCTGAGTTAGTGAGGATGTTCCAGCCCTTCATGACGGGCATGGCACAGGCTGCTACCGGCTGAGGAATACAATTAGACAAGAGCAGAGTACGCACTTTTAGTCAAGTGGCCCCTAAAAGAATTTGCCTGCAGACAATCAGATGGACTCCGTTACCTTTGGAGCTTTCTCGATCTCCACCAGACACATACGACAGTTTCCTGCCACTGACAGACGCTC encodes:
- the LOC139223745 gene encoding NADH-ubiquinone oxidoreductase 75 kDa subunit, mitochondrial-like; the encoded protein is MLRLPTVGRALAGAAKGSLTPSNTVRTSVRAASNMVEVFVDGKPLEVEPGTTVLQACEKAGIQIPRFCYHERLSVAGNCRMCLVEIEKAPKPVAACAMPVMKGWNILTNSEKTRKAREGVMEFLLANHPLDCPICDQGGECDLQDQSMQFGSDRSRFLEGKRAVEDKNIGPLIKTIMTRCIQCTRCVRFASEIAGVEDLGTTGRGNNLQIGTYVEKMFMSELSGNVIDICPVGALTSKPYAFTARPWETRKTESIDVLDAVGSNIVVSTRGGEVMRVMPRLNEDVNEEWISDKTRFAYDGLKRQRLTQPLVKDDSGQLIPTTWEDALTRVAGALQSVQGSDVAAIAGGMADAEALVALKDLLNRLNSESLCTEELFPMAGAGTDLRSNYLLNSRIAGIEDCDLLLLIGTNPRYEAPLFNARIRKSWLHNELRVAMVGREVDLSFSYDHLGEETSVLKELADGTHPFCQVLSAAKRPVVVVGSSALQREDGAAILSNVSTIAQNARTSSGVEEGWKVLNILHRVASQVAALDLGYKAGVDAIRNNPPKVLFLLGADAGCITRADLPKNSLIIYQGHHGDVGAPMADVILPGAAYTEKNSTYVNTEGRSQHTRVAVTAPGMAREDWKIIRAISELSGVALPYDSLDEVRSRLAEVSPNLVRYDDVEEANYFKQANELATTVNQDLIAAPLVPPQLTAKDFYMTDSISRASQTMAKCVKALTEGAAAVEEPSVC